The Leifsonia williamsii genome includes a region encoding these proteins:
- a CDS encoding M16 family metallopeptidase: MNSAVDLPLGVADLSFAASGEALVRRTVLPSGVRVLSEQVPGARSATLGYWVAVGSRDEREEAPGSLGSTHFLEHLLFKGTSRRTALDIAVSFDSVGGEHNAMTAKEYTCYYAKVQDRDLAMAVEVIGDMLTSSVLDPAEFENERGVILEELSMAEDDPADVANDRLFSAVLGDHPLGRPIGGRPDTIRAATRDAVWEHYRANYRPQDLVVTAAGAVDHDLLVDGVARALAAAGWDPQQTASPVERRPTVAAQISRAASVVTVQRPTEQANLLIGLPGIVATDERRTTMSVLNSVLGGGMSSRLFQEVREKRGLAYSVYSFSGSYSDAGIFGLYAGCSPAKARQVAELMLAELHRLADDGVTTEELRRAVGQLSGGAALALEDSDTRMSRLGRAEISLGEFADLDESLRRLHLVSADDVRALAGDLAGRPVSVSAVGSVTDDMFAGLAP; encoded by the coding sequence ATGAACAGCGCAGTCGACCTCCCGCTCGGTGTGGCCGATCTGTCGTTCGCCGCGTCCGGCGAGGCGCTCGTGCGCCGCACCGTCCTGCCGAGCGGCGTCCGCGTGCTCAGCGAGCAGGTGCCGGGCGCCCGCAGCGCGACCCTCGGCTACTGGGTCGCCGTGGGCTCCCGCGACGAGAGGGAGGAGGCGCCCGGCAGCCTCGGGTCCACGCACTTCCTCGAGCACCTGCTGTTCAAGGGCACGTCCCGGCGCACCGCCCTCGACATCGCCGTCTCCTTCGACTCCGTCGGCGGCGAGCACAACGCGATGACGGCCAAGGAGTACACCTGCTACTACGCGAAGGTGCAGGATCGCGACCTCGCGATGGCCGTCGAGGTGATCGGCGACATGCTGACGTCCTCGGTGCTCGACCCGGCCGAGTTCGAGAACGAGCGCGGCGTCATCCTCGAAGAGCTCTCGATGGCCGAGGACGACCCGGCCGACGTCGCCAACGACCGCCTGTTCTCGGCCGTGCTGGGCGACCACCCGCTCGGCCGGCCGATCGGCGGCCGCCCCGACACCATCCGCGCCGCCACCCGTGACGCCGTGTGGGAGCACTATCGCGCCAACTACCGCCCGCAGGACCTCGTCGTGACGGCGGCGGGCGCGGTCGACCACGACCTCCTCGTCGACGGCGTCGCCCGCGCGCTCGCGGCCGCCGGTTGGGACCCGCAGCAGACCGCGAGCCCGGTGGAGCGCCGCCCGACGGTCGCGGCGCAGATCAGCCGCGCCGCCTCCGTCGTCACCGTCCAGCGCCCGACCGAGCAGGCCAACCTCCTCATCGGGCTCCCCGGCATCGTCGCCACCGACGAGCGCCGCACGACGATGAGCGTCCTCAACTCGGTGCTCGGCGGCGGGATGTCCAGCCGGCTCTTCCAGGAGGTGCGCGAGAAGCGCGGCCTGGCCTACTCCGTCTACTCGTTCTCCGGCTCGTACTCCGACGCCGGAATCTTCGGGCTCTACGCGGGCTGCTCGCCTGCCAAGGCCCGCCAGGTCGCCGAGCTCATGCTCGCCGAGCTGCACCGCCTCGCCGACGACGGCGTCACCACCGAGGAGCTGCGCCGCGCCGTCGGCCAGCTCTCCGGCGGGGCCGCCCTCGCCCTGGAGGACTCCGACACCAGGATGTCGCGGCTCGGACGCGCCGAGATCAGCCTGGGCGAGTTCGCCGACCTCGACGAGAGCCTCCGCCGCCTCCACCTCGTCAGCGCCGACGACGTGCGGGCCCTCGCCGGCGACCTCGCCGGGCGGCCGGTCTCCGTCTCTGCGGTGGGGAGCGTCACCGACGACATGTTCGCCGGTCTCGCTCCCTGA
- a CDS encoding TIGR01777 family oxidoreductase has translation MRVLVSGASGMIGTELVRQLTSGGHEVRRLVRGEPHGADEFAWAPATRTIDDRALDGVDAVVNLSGASLARLPWTRSHRRRILSSRIDTTGTLADALRRREQPPAVLINGSAVGFYGDRPGQTLTEQSPKGSGFLSDVVEAWEAAAHLAPETTRVVTLRTGVVVGPGGAMKPLLPIAKLGLAGPIGGGRQYWPWVSLHDEAAAIVHLLTSSLSGPVNVAGPEPATAGEVVAALAHALHRPSAVPVPRFAIELALRDAGREMLLSSQRVVPQRLLDDGFVFRDRTVSEAIQALVQQNEEAA, from the coding sequence ATGCGCGTGCTCGTCTCCGGGGCCTCGGGCATGATCGGCACCGAGCTGGTCCGTCAGCTCACGAGCGGCGGCCACGAGGTGCGCCGGCTGGTCCGCGGCGAGCCGCACGGCGCCGACGAATTCGCCTGGGCACCCGCGACGCGCACGATCGACGACCGCGCGCTCGACGGCGTCGACGCGGTCGTGAACCTCTCCGGCGCCTCCCTCGCCCGGCTGCCCTGGACGCGCTCACACCGGCGGCGCATCCTGTCGTCGCGCATCGACACGACGGGCACGCTGGCCGACGCGCTGCGCCGCCGCGAGCAGCCTCCCGCCGTGCTGATCAACGGCTCGGCGGTCGGCTTCTACGGCGACCGGCCCGGGCAGACGCTGACCGAGCAGTCGCCGAAGGGCAGCGGCTTCCTCTCCGACGTGGTCGAAGCGTGGGAGGCGGCGGCGCACCTGGCGCCGGAGACCACGCGCGTCGTGACGCTCCGCACGGGCGTGGTCGTCGGCCCCGGCGGTGCGATGAAGCCGCTCCTCCCGATCGCGAAGCTCGGGCTCGCGGGGCCCATCGGCGGAGGCAGGCAGTACTGGCCGTGGGTGAGCCTGCATGACGAGGCCGCGGCGATCGTCCACCTGTTGACGTCGTCGCTCTCGGGGCCGGTCAACGTGGCGGGTCCCGAACCGGCGACGGCCGGCGAGGTCGTCGCCGCGCTCGCGCACGCGCTGCACCGGCCCTCCGCTGTCCCGGTCCCCCGGTTCGCGATCGAGCTCGCCCTGCGCGACGCCGGCCGCGAGATGCTGCTGTCGAGCCAGCGGGTCGTGCCGCAACGGCTGCTCGATGACGGCTTCGTGTTCCGCGACCGCACCGTGAGCGAGGCGATACAGGCTCTGGTGCAGCAGAACGAGGAGGCGGCCTAG
- the dapA gene encoding 4-hydroxy-tetrahydrodipicolinate synthase → MSSHENPFGQVLVALVTPFTADGEVDWAGVEKHIDDVINAGADGIVVTGTTGETSTLTDPEKLRLVEVGKSVAGGRAKIITGGGSNETAHAIQLYQQSEKAGADGVMVVTPYYNKPTQAGILTHFRMIADATDLPVILYDIPGRTGVPIKYETILRIAKHPNVLAIKDAKGDFSEVSRVLNQTDLMYFSGDDANVLPHLAIGATGLIGVTANVAATPYRQIVDAVNAGDLATATAAHQKLEPLVRAVMTHVPGTVAAKYILHGLGRISSPRVRLPLVGPEEWEAAQIEDELDLVKDIPGVDFSNFRPDRNAAAGGALPRIAGTTR, encoded by the coding sequence ATGTCGTCCCACGAGAATCCGTTCGGCCAGGTGCTCGTCGCCCTGGTCACGCCCTTCACCGCCGATGGCGAGGTCGACTGGGCCGGCGTGGAGAAGCACATCGACGACGTCATCAACGCCGGGGCCGACGGCATCGTCGTCACCGGCACGACCGGCGAGACCTCCACCCTCACCGACCCCGAGAAGCTCCGGCTGGTCGAGGTCGGCAAGTCGGTCGCCGGCGGCCGCGCCAAGATCATCACCGGCGGCGGTTCCAACGAGACCGCGCACGCCATCCAGCTCTACCAGCAGAGCGAGAAGGCCGGCGCCGACGGCGTGATGGTCGTCACGCCGTACTACAACAAGCCGACCCAGGCCGGCATCCTCACGCACTTCCGCATGATCGCGGACGCGACCGACCTCCCGGTCATCCTGTACGACATCCCGGGCCGCACCGGCGTCCCGATCAAGTACGAGACCATCCTGCGCATCGCCAAGCACCCGAACGTCCTCGCGATCAAGGATGCCAAGGGCGACTTCAGCGAGGTGAGCCGGGTGCTCAACCAGACCGACCTGATGTACTTCTCCGGCGACGACGCGAACGTGCTCCCGCACCTCGCGATCGGCGCCACCGGCCTCATCGGCGTGACGGCCAACGTCGCGGCGACGCCGTACCGCCAGATCGTCGACGCGGTCAACGCGGGCGACCTCGCGACCGCGACAGCGGCGCACCAGAAGCTCGAACCGCTCGTGCGCGCCGTCATGACGCACGTGCCGGGTACGGTCGCCGCCAAGTACATCCTTCATGGCCTCGGTCGCATCTCCAGCCCGCGCGTGCGCCTGCCGCTCGTCGGGCCGGAGGAGTGGGAGGCCGCCCAGATCGAGGACGAGCTCGACCTCGTCAAAGACATCCCCGGCGTGGACTTCTCCAACTTCCGGCCCGACCGCAACGCGGCCGCCGGTGGAGCACTGCCCAGAATCGCCGGGACCACGCGGTAG
- the dapB gene encoding 4-hydroxy-tetrahydrodipicolinate reductase, with amino-acid sequence MTIRVALAGASGRLGSVAARLIEQADDLELVARLGSRSSLDEMLGADVLVDMTLPQVSPEIVAYAIDNGLNVLVGTSGWSADRILDLERRVAQHEGRGAVVIPNFSLGSALGTAFATVAARFFDSIEIVEAHGAGKVDSPSGTAVRTAELIGAARAAIGPVEAPHTDQRARGQQVASVPIHSLRMRGVVAQQQVILGGAGETLTITHDTVSPEAYEAGILLALRAAATTTGVIVGLDKLVDLGIAEPNGEPPRRTVREQ; translated from the coding sequence GTGACGATACGCGTGGCCCTCGCCGGTGCGAGCGGAAGACTCGGCAGCGTCGCCGCCCGGCTGATCGAGCAGGCGGACGACCTGGAGCTGGTGGCCAGGCTCGGCTCCCGCTCCTCCCTCGACGAGATGCTCGGCGCCGACGTCCTCGTCGACATGACGCTGCCGCAGGTGAGCCCCGAGATCGTCGCCTACGCGATCGACAACGGCCTCAACGTGCTGGTCGGCACCTCCGGCTGGTCCGCCGACCGCATCCTCGACCTGGAGCGACGCGTCGCTCAGCACGAGGGCCGCGGCGCGGTCGTCATCCCCAACTTCTCGCTCGGCTCGGCGCTCGGTACCGCGTTCGCGACCGTGGCCGCGCGCTTCTTCGACTCCATCGAGATCGTGGAGGCGCACGGCGCCGGCAAGGTCGACTCGCCCTCCGGCACCGCCGTGCGCACGGCCGAGCTCATCGGCGCGGCGCGCGCCGCGATCGGACCGGTGGAGGCGCCGCACACCGACCAGCGGGCTCGCGGCCAGCAGGTCGCGAGCGTCCCCATCCACAGCCTCCGGATGCGCGGCGTCGTCGCCCAGCAGCAGGTGATCCTCGGCGGGGCGGGGGAGACGCTCACCATCACGCACGACACCGTGAGCCCGGAGGCGTACGAGGCGGGCATCCTGCTCGCACTCCGTGCGGCCGCCACGACGACCGGCGTGATCGTCGGCCTCGACAAGCTCGTCGACCTCGGCATCGCCGAGCCGAACGGCGAGCCGCCGCGTCGCACCGTCCGCGAGCAGTGA
- a CDS encoding histidine phosphatase family protein, producing the protein MPHYLYLVRHGEQQDAEHGLPDGPLSPRGKRQAQLIAERLSGIPFTAMYHSPLNRAAETAAIMAERMPALSPEPSSLLFDCIPSGPTPDMPKAFESFFGPVTEAEIEAGRAQMEDAVHEFLTPAMGDRHDLLVTHNFVIGWFVRHVFDAPAWRWLGLNQANCGLTIIRVRSAKPPVLVVHNDLGHLPVELRTGLPELQPV; encoded by the coding sequence GTGCCCCACTACCTCTACCTCGTGCGTCATGGCGAGCAGCAGGATGCCGAGCACGGCCTCCCCGACGGCCCGCTGTCGCCGCGCGGCAAGCGCCAGGCGCAGCTGATCGCGGAGCGGCTGAGCGGCATCCCGTTCACCGCCATGTACCACTCGCCGCTCAACCGCGCCGCCGAGACGGCGGCGATCATGGCCGAGCGGATGCCAGCGCTCTCGCCCGAGCCGTCGAGCCTGCTGTTCGACTGCATCCCGTCGGGCCCGACGCCGGACATGCCCAAGGCGTTCGAGTCGTTCTTCGGCCCGGTGACCGAGGCCGAGATCGAGGCCGGCCGGGCGCAGATGGAGGACGCGGTGCACGAGTTCCTCACGCCGGCGATGGGGGACCGGCACGACCTCCTGGTCACCCACAACTTCGTCATCGGCTGGTTCGTGCGGCACGTCTTCGACGCGCCCGCCTGGCGCTGGCTGGGCCTCAACCAGGCCAACTGCGGCCTGACGATCATCCGCGTGCGCTCGGCGAAGCCTCCCGTGCTCGTGGTGCACAACGACCTGGGCCACCTGCCCGTGGAGCTACGCACCGGCCTCCCGGAGCTGCAGCCCGTCTGA
- a CDS encoding TetR/AcrR family transcriptional regulator, whose protein sequence is MVVTARATIRPPAPSKIKILATADELFYQEGIHTVGVDRIIAGARVTKATFYKHFRSKDLLIIAYVEGRDRQVREWFAAQEAEGRNPRDIARALVDSINEQAIRPGFRGDPFINAAAQFADESHPVRVAVTAHRDWYAKRIEELFRQIGHPHPGDAADDLILARDGALAGGYVGDPIAAGAALHRSLDRILAEA, encoded by the coding sequence ATGGTCGTAACCGCCCGAGCGACCATCCGGCCGCCAGCGCCCTCGAAGATCAAGATCCTCGCCACCGCGGACGAGCTCTTCTACCAGGAGGGCATCCACACCGTCGGCGTCGACCGCATCATCGCGGGCGCCCGGGTCACGAAGGCCACCTTCTACAAGCACTTCCGCTCGAAGGACCTGCTCATCATCGCCTACGTGGAAGGCCGCGACCGCCAGGTGCGCGAGTGGTTCGCCGCGCAGGAGGCCGAGGGCAGGAACCCCCGCGACATCGCCCGCGCCCTCGTCGACTCGATCAACGAGCAGGCGATCCGGCCCGGATTCCGCGGCGACCCGTTCATCAACGCGGCCGCGCAGTTCGCCGACGAGTCGCACCCGGTGCGCGTCGCCGTCACAGCGCACCGCGACTGGTACGCGAAGCGGATCGAGGAGCTGTTCCGGCAGATCGGCCACCCGCACCCGGGCGACGCGGCCGACGACCTGATCCTCGCCCGCGACGGCGCGCTCGCCGGCGGCTACGTCGGCGACCCGATCGCGGCCGGAGCGGCGCTGCACCGCTCGCTCGACCGCATCCTCGCCGAGGCGTAG
- a CDS encoding tetratricopeptide repeat protein, which yields MRNRIAAIVMALILLVYLVLVFQRAVMLMQTGEAVGVVMGVALLVLPVIAAWAIGRELLFGAQTEKLVRILDAEGNLPVEELPTRTSGRPLRDAADEEFPRYKAEVEAEPESWRAWFRLGLAYDASGDRRRARGALRRAIRLYRTSDR from the coding sequence GTGAGGAACCGCATCGCCGCCATCGTGATGGCGCTCATCCTGCTCGTCTACCTGGTGCTGGTGTTCCAGCGCGCCGTCATGCTCATGCAGACCGGCGAGGCCGTCGGTGTCGTCATGGGCGTGGCGCTGCTCGTGCTGCCGGTGATCGCGGCCTGGGCGATCGGGCGCGAGCTGCTGTTCGGCGCGCAGACCGAGAAGCTGGTCCGCATCCTCGACGCGGAGGGCAACCTCCCGGTGGAGGAGCTGCCCACCCGCACGAGCGGTCGGCCGCTGCGCGACGCCGCCGACGAGGAGTTCCCCCGCTACAAGGCCGAGGTGGAGGCGGAGCCCGAGAGCTGGCGCGCCTGGTTCCGGCTCGGCCTGGCCTACGACGCGTCCGGCGACCGGCGGCGCGCACGCGGTGCGCTGCGGCGGGCGATCCGGCTGTACCGGACCAGCGACCGCTAG
- a CDS encoding OsmC family peroxiredoxin, translating into MAVTSESTTVWNGDLTSGSGRVTLDSSHAAELDVNWKARSQGGAEVTTPEELLGAAHAACFSMAFSNVLAGFGTPPESIQTTAAVTFDPAQGITGSHLLVNARVPGLAEDDFERLADEAKRTCPVSRALVGIPITLEATLA; encoded by the coding sequence ATGGCAGTCACCAGCGAATCCACCACCGTCTGGAACGGCGACCTCACGTCCGGCTCGGGCCGGGTCACCCTCGACTCGTCGCACGCGGCGGAGCTCGACGTCAACTGGAAGGCGCGCTCGCAGGGCGGCGCCGAGGTCACCACGCCGGAGGAGCTGCTCGGCGCCGCGCACGCCGCCTGCTTCTCGATGGCGTTCTCGAACGTCCTCGCCGGCTTCGGAACGCCGCCCGAGAGCATCCAGACCACCGCGGCCGTCACCTTCGACCCGGCGCAGGGCATCACCGGCAGCCACCTGCTCGTGAACGCGCGCGTCCCCGGCCTCGCGGAGGACGACTTCGAGCGGCTGGCCGACGAGGCGAAGCGCACCTGCCCGGTGTCGAGGGCGCTGGTCGGCATCCCGATCACCCTCGAAGCGACCCTGGCCTGA
- a CDS encoding efflux RND transporter periplasmic adaptor subunit, giving the protein MGVMRRWVLPALRIVLIAVIAAALVKLAFFPSGEAAASDPAVPTGELSDPVTTVQTGTILNDVRVTGSIVADDATPARATTAGTVDEVQVAVGQHVDAGTVLFDVKTETPRDPVVSTAPDGSQTVQQREPLVQYSEVTAPIAGIVSELPVLSGQTVAIGDVVGAVAPSTFSATATLSPELQYRLVARPESATVTVKGGPAPFTCTGLTITTPPATAAAAPPSGGAPDAATGGGGGGSTPTTTVRCAVPADTTVFAGLSADITIAAGKAEGVLTVPTTAVKGSAGTGVVYLPDEKGAAPKEHPVVLGLTDGTSVEIKDGLAEGDAILQFVPGADATETGGPCTEAGTGVTLCGQAGAP; this is encoded by the coding sequence ATGGGGGTCATGCGTCGCTGGGTGCTGCCCGCGCTCAGGATCGTGCTCATCGCCGTCATCGCGGCCGCGCTCGTCAAGCTCGCGTTCTTCCCTTCCGGGGAGGCCGCGGCGAGTGATCCGGCCGTGCCGACCGGTGAGCTGAGCGATCCGGTCACGACCGTGCAGACGGGCACCATCCTCAACGACGTCCGGGTGACCGGGTCGATCGTCGCGGACGATGCCACGCCCGCCCGTGCGACCACGGCCGGCACCGTTGACGAGGTGCAGGTGGCGGTGGGCCAGCACGTCGACGCCGGGACGGTGCTCTTCGACGTGAAGACCGAGACGCCCCGCGACCCCGTGGTGTCCACCGCCCCGGACGGCTCCCAGACGGTGCAGCAGCGCGAGCCGCTCGTCCAGTACTCGGAGGTGACCGCGCCCATCGCGGGCATCGTCTCGGAACTCCCCGTTCTGAGTGGTCAGACCGTCGCGATCGGCGACGTGGTCGGCGCGGTGGCGCCGTCCACCTTCTCCGCCACGGCGACCCTGTCGCCAGAGCTGCAGTACCGCCTGGTCGCCCGCCCCGAGTCGGCGACGGTGACGGTGAAGGGAGGGCCAGCGCCATTCACGTGCACGGGCCTCACCATCACGACCCCGCCCGCGACCGCCGCAGCAGCGCCGCCCTCGGGCGGGGCGCCAGACGCCGCGACGGGCGGGGGAGGCGGCGGGTCGACTCCGACGACGACCGTGCGCTGTGCCGTGCCTGCGGACACGACGGTCTTCGCGGGTCTCAGCGCCGACATCACCATCGCCGCGGGCAAGGCCGAAGGAGTGCTGACGGTCCCGACGACGGCGGTGAAGGGCTCGGCGGGGACCGGCGTCGTCTACCTCCCGGACGAGAAGGGCGCCGCGCCGAAGGAGCATCCGGTGGTGCTCGGTCTCACGGACGGCACCTCGGTCGAGATCAAGGACGGGCTCGCAGAAGGCGACGCCATCCTCCAGTTCGTCCCGGGCGCCGACGCGACGGAGACCGGCGGCCCCTGCACGGAGGCGGGCACCGGCGTGACCCTGTGCGGCCAGGCGGGGGCGCCGTGA
- a CDS encoding ribonuclease J — MPNQVSEPPALQPGTLRIIPTGGLGEIGRNMTVFEYEGKLLIVDCGVLFPEQDQPGVDLILPDFGPVRDRLDDVLGVVLTHGHEDHIGAVPYLLKLRKDIPLIGSGLTLALVEAKLKEHRIQPYTLTVKEGQTEQLGPFDLEFVAVNHSIPDALAVAITTPAGVVLHTGDFKMDQLPLDDRLTDLRAFARLGEKGVDLFLADSTNADVPGFTPLERSIGPVLDTVIARAPRRVIVASFSSHVHRVQQVLDAAAANGRRVALLGRSMVRNMTIAAELGYLKVPEGVLIDYKKANDLPDDEIVYMSTGSQGEPMAVLARMANLDHQIEVGHGDTVILASSLIPGNENAVYRVIDGLTKLGANVVHKGNAKVHVSGHAAAGELLYCYNILKPRNVMPVHGEYRHLVANAKLAMDTGVPERNTILAEDGTVVDLRDGVARVVGQLDLGFVYVDGSSVGEITDADLKDRRILGEEGFISIIVVVEAATGRIVTGPEIHARGFAEDDAVFDDVKPKIAAALADAAQNGVRDSHAMSQVVRRTVGRWVNTSYRRRPMIVPLVIEA; from the coding sequence ATGCCCAACCAGGTCTCCGAGCCCCCGGCGCTTCAGCCGGGGACGCTCCGGATCATCCCCACCGGCGGTCTCGGCGAGATCGGCCGCAACATGACCGTCTTCGAGTACGAGGGCAAGCTCCTCATCGTCGACTGCGGCGTGCTGTTCCCCGAGCAAGACCAGCCCGGCGTCGACCTCATCCTCCCCGACTTCGGACCGGTCCGCGACCGGCTCGACGACGTCCTGGGCGTCGTGCTGACGCACGGCCACGAGGACCACATCGGCGCGGTGCCCTACCTGCTCAAGCTCCGCAAGGACATCCCGCTGATCGGCTCCGGCCTGACCCTGGCGCTGGTGGAGGCGAAGCTCAAGGAGCACCGCATCCAGCCGTACACGCTCACGGTCAAGGAGGGGCAGACCGAGCAGCTCGGCCCGTTCGACCTCGAGTTCGTCGCGGTCAACCACTCCATCCCCGACGCGCTCGCGGTAGCGATCACGACGCCGGCCGGCGTCGTCCTGCACACGGGCGACTTCAAGATGGACCAGCTGCCGCTGGACGACCGGCTCACCGACCTGCGGGCCTTCGCCCGCCTGGGGGAGAAGGGCGTCGACCTGTTCCTGGCCGACTCCACCAACGCCGACGTCCCCGGCTTCACGCCCCTGGAGCGCTCGATCGGCCCGGTGCTCGACACCGTCATCGCGCGGGCCCCGCGCCGCGTGATCGTCGCCTCGTTCTCCAGCCACGTGCACCGCGTGCAGCAGGTGCTCGACGCCGCCGCCGCCAACGGCCGTCGCGTCGCGCTGCTGGGCCGCTCCATGGTCCGCAACATGACGATCGCCGCCGAGCTCGGGTACCTCAAGGTGCCGGAGGGCGTGCTGATCGACTACAAGAAGGCCAACGACCTCCCCGACGACGAGATCGTCTACATGTCCACGGGCTCCCAGGGCGAGCCGATGGCCGTCCTCGCGCGCATGGCGAACCTCGACCACCAGATCGAGGTCGGCCACGGCGACACCGTGATCCTGGCCTCCAGCCTCATCCCGGGCAACGAGAACGCCGTGTACCGCGTGATCGACGGCCTGACCAAGCTCGGCGCCAACGTGGTCCACAAGGGCAACGCGAAGGTCCACGTCTCGGGCCACGCGGCCGCGGGCGAGCTGCTCTACTGCTACAACATCCTGAAGCCCCGCAACGTCATGCCGGTCCACGGCGAGTACCGCCACCTCGTCGCGAACGCGAAGCTCGCGATGGACACCGGCGTGCCGGAGCGCAACACGATCCTCGCGGAGGACGGCACGGTCGTCGACCTGCGCGACGGTGTCGCACGCGTGGTCGGCCAGCTCGATCTCGGCTTCGTCTACGTCGACGGGTCGAGCGTCGGAGAGATCACCGACGCCGACCTCAAGGACCGCCGCATCCTCGGCGAGGAGGGCTTCATCTCGATCATCGTCGTGGTGGAGGCCGCCACCGGCCGCATCGTCACCGGGCCGGAGATCCACGCCCGCGGCTTCGCGGAGGACGACGCCGTGTTCGACGACGTCAAGCCGAAGATCGCGGCCGCTCTCGCCGACGCGGCGCAGAACGGCGTCCGCGACTCGCACGCGATGTCCCAGGTCGTCCGTCGCACGGTGGGCCGCTGGGTGAACACGAGCTACCGTCGCCGGCCCATGATCGTGCCGCTGGTGATCGAGGCGTGA
- a CDS encoding GNAT family N-acetyltransferase: MVSFADVSVTDASAHRMLADYFAERAATFPASQGAYRTTFPDPGQFVPPKGVFLLAYDEDGEAGCGGIRELPVSIADAEEGQAVVRYEIKHLWVAPGHRRRGLGRAILAELEHRARGFGATEVVLDTNSSLEAAGALYRTHGYESIQPYNDNPNATDWFRKPLA, translated from the coding sequence ATGGTGTCCTTCGCAGATGTCAGCGTCACGGACGCGTCCGCCCATCGGATGCTCGCCGACTACTTCGCCGAGCGGGCGGCGACCTTCCCCGCCTCGCAAGGCGCGTACCGCACGACGTTCCCGGACCCCGGGCAGTTCGTCCCGCCGAAGGGCGTCTTCCTGCTCGCGTACGACGAGGACGGCGAGGCCGGCTGCGGCGGCATCCGCGAGCTGCCGGTGTCGATCGCCGACGCCGAGGAGGGTCAGGCCGTGGTGCGCTACGAGATCAAGCACCTGTGGGTGGCGCCCGGCCACCGCCGCCGCGGCCTCGGCCGGGCGATCCTCGCCGAGCTGGAGCACCGCGCCCGCGGCTTCGGCGCGACCGAGGTCGTGCTCGACACGAACAGCAGCCTGGAGGCGGCGGGAGCGCTCTACCGCACCCACGGCTACGAGAGCATCCAGCCCTACAACGACAACCCGAACGCGACCGACTGGTTCCGCAAGCCGCTGGCCTGA